A window of the Bacteroidia bacterium genome harbors these coding sequences:
- a CDS encoding U32 family peptidase — protein sequence MPAGHADTPASPLLLSPAGNFECLTAALQAGADAVYFGVDQLNMRAGAVDGFEISDLPPIADQCHKKNVSACLTLNTIMYEHDLRYMRTIVDAAKSAGIDAVICSDIAAISYAHQKGLPVHISTQCNITNLETVAFYAKFAEVMVLSRELTLQQVEAIVKGIHEKNILAPSGKPVRIEIFAHGALCMAVSGKCHLSLHSHNASANRGACVQNCRREYIVTDKETGMELEVDGEYIMSAKDLCTLPFLDQLMRSGASVFKIEGRGRSADYVYKTTLCYREAIDAIRQGCFTQDKKEEWMKQLASVFNRGFWEGYFMGKEIGEWSKSDGSLATQRKVYIGKGRKYYPGIGVGEFVIETHTLRENDPVMITGPTTGYIETTVNGLRLDGAIATEAGKGGLITFKVPARIRPSDKLYKLVQDPS from the coding sequence ATACCTGCAGGACATGCCGACACCCCGGCTTCGCCGTTATTACTTTCTCCTGCCGGAAACTTTGAATGCCTGACTGCCGCACTGCAGGCCGGAGCCGACGCTGTCTATTTCGGAGTGGATCAACTCAATATGCGTGCCGGTGCCGTTGATGGTTTTGAGATCAGCGATCTTCCACCTATTGCAGATCAATGCCATAAAAAAAATGTTTCCGCCTGTCTTACACTCAACACCATCATGTATGAGCACGATCTCCGATACATGCGTACGATCGTAGATGCCGCCAAAAGTGCCGGCATTGACGCCGTAATCTGCTCTGATATTGCAGCCATTTCCTATGCGCATCAAAAAGGTCTGCCGGTACATATTTCCACCCAATGCAATATCACGAATCTTGAGACCGTTGCCTTCTACGCGAAATTCGCTGAAGTAATGGTATTATCCAGGGAGCTTACCTTGCAGCAAGTGGAAGCGATTGTAAAGGGGATACATGAAAAAAATATTCTTGCACCGTCGGGAAAACCAGTTCGTATCGAGATTTTTGCACATGGAGCTCTTTGTATGGCTGTTTCCGGAAAATGTCACCTGAGCTTGCACTCGCACAATGCTTCTGCCAACCGCGGCGCCTGTGTTCAAAACTGCCGGAGAGAGTATATAGTAACAGACAAAGAAACGGGAATGGAACTGGAGGTAGACGGAGAATACATTATGTCGGCGAAGGATCTATGCACTCTTCCCTTCCTTGATCAGCTCATGCGCAGCGGTGCGTCCGTTTTTAAAATTGAAGGTCGCGGCCGTTCGGCGGATTATGTATATAAAACTACATTATGTTACCGCGAGGCGATCGACGCCATCCGGCAGGGATGCTTTACTCAGGATAAAAAAGAAGAGTGGATGAAACAGCTCGCTTCTGTTTTCAACCGCGGTTTCTGGGAAGGATATTTCATGGGTAAGGAGATTGGCGAATGGAGTAAAAGCGATGGGTCGCTTGCTACGCAGCGTAAAGTTTATATCGGCAAAGGAAGGAAATATTACCCCGGCATTGGCGTAGGCGAGTTTGTAATAGAAACCCATACACTGCGCGAAAATGATCCGGTAATGATTACCGGACCCACCACGGGCTATATTGAAACTACCGTGAACGGTCTGCGCCTCGATGGGGCAATAGCAACAGAAGCCGGCAAAGGCGGCCTCATCACCTTTAAAGTTCCGGCCCGCATTCGTCCGTCCGACAAATTATACAAGCTGGTTCAGGATCCTTCATGA